The DNA segment ATTCTCCCACTTGAATATAGAAATGGTATGaaagggtcggcacggactgggtgggcgaaGGGCTGtatatggatgggacaggtttggaggaatatgagccaaatgtcAAGTCAAAGGACAAGAGCAttgtattgtcaaatgtcccagagagaacaatgcaattcttacttgctgcagcacaacagaatatgtaggcaggtgggactagtgtagtcgggacatgttgactagtgtgggttcaaaattcttaagaggttggacaggctagatgcaggaagattgttcccgatgttggggaagtccagaacaaggggtcacagtttaaggataagggggaagtcttttaggaccgagataagaacgttttttttcacacagagagtggtgaatctgtggaattctctgccacagaaggtagttgaggccagttcattggctatatttaagagggagttagatgtggcccttgtggctaaagggatcagaaggtatggagagggcaggtacaggagtaggccattcggcccttcgagcctgcaccgccattcaatatgatcatggctgatcatccaactcagtatcctgagttggatgatcagccatgatcacattgaatggcggtgcaggctcgaagggccgaatggcctactcctgcacctattttctatgtttctatgtttctatgaaggccccgtttccacgctgtgtgactctatgaccatgtttAAATGAAGCTGAACTAGTGCAGGTGGGCTTGGGTTAACCTGTGCATGAGGTCGCCGACTACAGAGAGCAGCAGCTTCAGGTCCTCTGGCTGGGACATTCGGTGGTCCGCGTCCTTGCGTAGGATGATGTTCACGTCTTCGCTCGCCAGCTGCTCAGCCACCCTGACGGAGTTGTGCCAGGGCACCAACTTGTCCTTCATGCCGTGGATTAACCGCACCGGGCAGGCCACCGGGATGCCGCCCCCCAGCACGCAGTGCTCCTCCAACTCCTTCATAAACTCGTGCCTGACCGTGTAGAAGCCTTTGGCACAGTACTTGGAGGGCAACTTCCACACGCCCGTCTCCTCCACTTCCTTCCGCATCTGAAGATCAAACGAAAGAGAATAAAACAGAGGGCACGGGCACAAGATggacgaagaagggcctcgacccgaaatgtcacccattcataagtccatatgtgataggagcagagttcggccaatcggcccatcaagtctactccgtcattcaatcatgggtgacccatctctccctcctaaccccattctcctgccttctcccataacccctgacacccatactaatcaagaatctatccatctctgccgtattaatgtccattgacttggcctccacggccttctgtggcaataaatcccacagattcaccgccctttgactaaagacattccaccTCACTTCCTTCCTTGGTATGATCATTGACCAATCATTAGTCAATCTTATGGCTCCAAACAAGGATTTGCTCATTTCATGCCAGAACTTGCTTTCTTTTGCAGGTTTATTTACTTGAATTTAAGTTACCAGGTGCCATAGCCGAACTTGAACATGACACTTGGCTAATGGCCCATGTCTTGGTTTGCCAGCCCTGAAGCCTAACCACCATACCTCAGTGGCAGTGATGATCTaccatcccatctacactagtcccatctacactagtcccacctgcccgcgtttgctccatatccctccaaacctgtcctatccatgtaccaatgaCATTTATTCAAGCAAGTATTAAATGCCGATTCTCCTACCTCTGGAGAGAGCTGAttgagacaatttacaaagcAATCAGCGGCGGTTGCGAGGCCGACCATTCCAGCCACTTTCTTCGGCCTGGCAAGGGAAGCCAGTAGCATGAGCCACCCTCCCAAACTGGAGCCCACCAGGATCTGTAGTGttggaggaagaggaaccagtcAACAACAAAAAACTTTGTACCAGaattttttcgtttagtttagtttagagatacagcgcggaaacaggcccttcggcccaccgagtctgccctgaccagcgatccccgcacattaacaccatcctacacacacttgggaaaatTTATACATACaggtacagaactttattgtcattcggtacagataccgaacgaaattacagcagtcacagaacacaacaaaaaagaaaagaacacaggacacacgaccgaccccaacacaaacatccatcacagtgactccaaacaccccctcactgtgatggaaggcaacaaaacttccactctcttccccccacgcccacggacaggcagctcgacccctaccgaggcgaccgacacgcacagccccccccgcaaggggatggaaggccccgcggccgagccgattaagctacaaacctgtacgtctttggagtgtgggaggaaactgaaaatctcggaacattcaaactccgtacagacaagcactcaggatggaacccgggtctctgccgctgtaaggcagcaattctaccactgcgccaccgtcccACGCAAAGAATCAGTGAACATTTGAGTTATGGATATTTTCTCCGACGTCACGCATACCCAACCAACAAAAACAATTCATACATTGTGTATAAAGGAACTGGAGAGGCTGGTTTGTACTGAAGatcggcacagagtgctggagtaactcagtgggtcagacagcgtctctgaagTAAAAGGCTGGGGGACGTTTTGGGACAGAGCCTCTGAAAGTtgtggggagggaactggagggaacaaaaggccagaacaaagcaggtctggcaacaggtgaccaaggaggagtggagcccacaatggcccagtgttggctggggaagaggtgataatgaaggaatacaaggatgcgaacagtggaactagaaggatggcatgggagggagggaatgcagggattacttcAAATTAGGGAAATCAACCTTCATGCCTGTTGTGCTGTaatctgcccaggcaaaatatgaggtgctcttcctccaatttgtgtgtggaggaggcccaggagagaaaggacccactccgtacagacagcaccgta comes from the Rhinoraja longicauda isolate Sanriku21f chromosome 32, sRhiLon1.1, whole genome shotgun sequence genome and includes:
- the LOC144608811 gene encoding palmitoyl-protein thioesterase ABHD10, mitochondrial-like isoform X3; amino-acid sequence: MDGVKALALEEFCASAGHSFIRFDYTGCGRSEGDPEEYLLGIWKDDVLSVLDNLTTGPQILVGSSLGGWLMLLASLARPKKVAGMVGLATAADCFVNCLNQLSPEMRKEVEETGVWKLPSKYCAKGFYTVRHEFMKELEEHCVLGGGIPVACPVRLIHGMKDKLVPWHNSVRVAEQLASEDVNIILRKDADHRMSQPEDLKLLLSVVGDLMHRLTQAHLH
- the LOC144608811 gene encoding palmitoyl-protein thioesterase ABHD10, mitochondrial-like isoform X2, whose amino-acid sequence is MSFIQFFARPLLPRLAYHRISGRDPGVVFLPGFKSTMDGVKALALEEFCASAGHSFIRFDYTGCGRSEGDPEEYLLGIWKDDVLSVLDNLTTGPQILVGSSLGGWLMLLASLARPKKVAGMVGLATAADCFVNCLNQLSPEMRKEVEETGVWKLPSKYCAKGFYTVRHEFMKELEEHCVLGGGIPVACPVRLIHGMKDKLVPWHNSVRVAEQLASEDVNIILRKDADHRMSQPEDLKLLLSVVGDLMHRLTQAHLH
- the LOC144608811 gene encoding palmitoyl-protein thioesterase ABHD10, mitochondrial-like isoform X1 → MPVAICSSHFTNPHFVGKFEEAGGMVQSAKLACNEMQSWHALRCKVHTDSVGDGERNQSAETLPRRWKFDYTGCGRSEGDPEEYLLGIWKDDVLSVLDNLTTGPQILVGSSLGGWLMLLASLARPKKVAGMVGLATAADCFVNCLNQLSPEMRKEVEETGVWKLPSKYCAKGFYTVRHEFMKELEEHCVLGGGIPVACPVRLIHGMKDKLVPWHNSVRVAEQLASEDVNIILRKDADHRMSQPEDLKLLLSVVGDLMHRLTQAHLH
- the LOC144608811 gene encoding palmitoyl-protein thioesterase ABHD10, mitochondrial-like isoform X4, translating into MYRTSLEGYGSCTGRFDYTGCGRSEGDPEEYLLGIWKDDVLSVLDNLTTGPQILVGSSLGGWLMLLASLARPKKVAGMVGLATAADCFVNCLNQLSPEMRKEVEETGVWKLPSKYCAKGFYTVRHEFMKELEEHCVLGGGIPVACPVRLIHGMKDKLVPWHNSVRVAEQLASEDVNIILRKDADHRMSQPEDLKLLLSVVGDLMHRLTQAHLH